Proteins from a single region of Chaetodon trifascialis isolate fChaTrf1 chromosome 10, fChaTrf1.hap1, whole genome shotgun sequence:
- the irf7 gene encoding interferon regulatory factor 7 isoform X1: protein MFPLSPPKPQFASWLIEQVETGQYTGLCYVGPNKFRVPWKHNSRKDCNDEDSKIFRAWAVASGKINEFPNDKARWKTNFRCALNNLSVRFKMTQDNSKNSDDPHKIYEIINTEHNESLPTQDSHEDSDMTPDIYSCPTECFPSATEHNLLYEMQNNFMTLDLGNHPPEEQPWAENYGQHHPPVLGSYPAEIHPQMLPEQQSYYEPNPPPVTSSPLQPSIYDLEVSIHYRRKEMVKTTMTTARLQLHYHHEAPELDAHHLCFPSTDSLLDHKQIDYTNRILNSIQKGLLLEVRETGIYAWRQDRCHVFASTSDPSVAHPDPRKLPQNTMVELLSFEKYVNELKQFKENNGGSPQYTINMCFGEKFPDGKALEKKLIVVKVVPLICRHFHEIAHMEGASSLHSANVSLQISHNSLYDLISSVFGLPTAEPDPARPAEPFLPQI, encoded by the exons ATGTTTCCTCTCAGCCCTCCCAAGCCTCAGTTTGCCAGCTGGCTCATAGAGCAGGTGGAGACGGGCCAGTACACGGGCCTGTGCTATGTGGGCCCAAACAAGTTCAGAGTCCCTTGGAAGCACAACTCCAGGAAGGACTGCAACGACGAGGACAGTAAAATATTCAGG GCGTGGGCAGTTGCAAGTGGTAAAATCAACGAGTTCCCCAATGACAAGGCCAGGTGGAAAACCAACTTCCGATGCGCTCTGAACAACCTCTCCGTGCGCTTCAAGATGACGCAGGATAATTCCAAGAATTCAGACGACCCTCATAAAATCTATGAGATTATCAACACCGAGC ACAATGAAAGTCTGCCAACACAAGACTCCCATGAGGACTCGGACATGACTCCGGATATTTACAGCTGTCCCACAGAGTGCTTCCCCTCAGCCACTGAG CACAATCTGCTTTatgaaatgcaaaacaatttCATGACCTTGGATCTTGGGAACCACCCACCAG AGGAGCAGCCATGGGCGGAGAACTACGGTCAGCACCATCCACCTGTCCTTGGAAGCTATCCAGCCGAGATCCACCCACAGATGCTACCAGAACAGCAGTCTTATTACGAGC caaATCCTCCACCTGTCACCAGTTCACCTCTGCAGCCAAGTATATACGACCTGGAGGTCTCCATCCACTACAGGAGGAAAGAAATGGTTAAGACCACGATGACCACTGCCCGTCTCCAGCTCCACTATCACCACGAGGCCCCTGAGCTCGATGCCCATCATCTCTGCTTCCCCTCCACTGACAGTCTGCTGGACCACAAGCAG ATCGATTACACCAACCGCATCCTGAACAGCATCCAGAAAGGCCTGCTCCTGGAGGTGCGGGAGACTGGCATCTATGCCTGGAGGCAGGACAGGTGCCATGTGTTTGCCAGCACCAGTGACCCCAGTGTGGCTCACCCAGACCCAAGAAAGCTGCCACAGAACACCATGGTGGAGCTCCTCAGCTTTGAGAAGTATGTGAATG agctgaaacagtttaAAGAGAACAATGGGGGCTCTCCGCAATACACCATCAACATGTGCTTTGGAGAGAAGTTTCCTGATGGGAAAGCTTTGGAGAAGAAGCTCATTGTCGTCAAG GTGGTCCCCCTGATCTGTCGACACTTTCATGAGATAGCCCACATGGAGGGGGCTTCGTCTCTTCACAGCGCCAACGTCAGCCTTCAGATCTCGCACAACAGCCTCTATGATCTCATCAGCTCTGTCTTTGGTCTGCCAACAGCTGAGCCAGATCCAGCTCGGCCTGCTGAGCCTTTTCTACCTCAGATCTGA
- the ascl1b gene encoding achaete-scute homolog 1b: METTTITTTQTAFTFGLTERHASLSLHAPAQDCTVPAAHPHIASAAGFQSKTKVLKRQRSSSPELLRCKRRLSFNGLGYSIPQQQPVAVARRNERERNRVKQVNMGFQTLRQHVPNGAANKKMSKVETLRSAVEYIRALQQLLDEHDAVSAAFQCGLPSPTLSNSYSADPESPHSTYSSDEGAYEPLSSEEQELLDFTTWFDRY, translated from the coding sequence ATGGAAACAACGACCATCACCACCACGCAGACTGCATTCACCTTTGGACTTACTGAAAGACACGCCAGCCTCAGCCTGCACGCCCCGGCGCAGGACTGCACGGTCCCCGCCGCGCACCCCCACATTGCCAGCGCTGCCGGCTTCCAGAGCAAGACCAAGGTGCTGAAGAGACAGCGCTCCAGCTCGCCGGAGCTCCTGCGCTGCAAGCGGCGCCTGAGCTTCAACGGCCTCGGCTACTCCatccctcagcagcagcccgTGGCCGTGGCCAGGCGGAACGAACGAGAGAGGAACCGGGTCAAACAAGTCAACATGGGCTTCCAGACGCTGCGTCAGCATGTGCCCAACGGCGCCGCCAACAAGAAGATGAGCAAAGTGGAGACCCTGCGCTCTGCGGTGGAGTACATCAGGGCTTTACAGCAACTTCTGGACGAACATGACGCCGTGTCGGCCGCTTTCCAGTGCGGGTTGCCATCCCCGACACTTTCCAACAGCTACTCCGCCGACCCGGAGTCGCCTCACTCCACCTACTCATCAGATGAAGGTGCTTACGAGCCTCTGAGCTCCGAGGAACAGGAGCTGTTGGACTTTACAACCTGGTTCGACAGGTACTGA
- the phrf1 gene encoding PHD and RING finger domain-containing protein 1 → MDEDDSQDELINRNTSHGKGKRAALWAISDDSDDVEEESEEGESDSGEEEEEGHLDGEDDEDEEDGEGNEEDDDEEEEEDAKAEDGAYGGTSADLQGLSSDEDTDKCPICLNSFNSQPVATPESCEHFFCLDCILEWAKNANSCPVDRIAFNSIYLRKCYGGKVKKMITVQKPVKEGQEERANLDLEQTSCEVCGDSDREDRLLLCDGCDAGYHMECLTPPLDSVPVEEWFCPECEANNHHSRGSAEEMSDTESLPSTARPATSRSGSHTAGPTRAIARTQQSERVRANVNRHRITQARTSQLAPTYLIQSTWLDETINAVVAGLNTSVYIRDFTPRVPSRHRHRTGKRRKVKRKKPSSAVGKKGTVASKGVKRRKRKTRRSKSKKKLMLKKTATPRSRIANNLGIVKDKKGSSLPTVYRPSEHTLSGMRADIGAASLSIYGDPFDLDPFVDCEEEEQQAHVTSLLEAKRRGISRSALRSHQPVARPVTASLSRRGMTVPQSGGVVEAAPVPDLLGSILSGQSMLLMDSSDVVINRDGSLKAAKPMMPSALKPGCSSSSGDGSTQINPVMSPNQGDSSQSPHYNGDLPGSSHSSMNRPLSQSSSRLPAHMPSSASHIQPSARSDLLPRGRPSLQPPCSVRPTHLPGHRGTNGVRAPSPSSSAHPSLDSSSKSKGIAPSHSQPKKAPTKPVWVDVSVLPRIPKIKRESGSITNDGSNRSSSSRGNSSNSTTSSNGYSVPETGVNSLSGDKGRQQSVDQQKGRNDGQTQRQRPDGSGFSNSFSSSSSSSTGSSASQQRYSSSSSSSTAVSFRINSSGNSWQARRLSSGSSSASGGSVQELKREKQDEARKRQLHRDKQMLLASRPPVNKEQDSNNIYDPFNPTLSDSSSSDNEAESTSLDGSSRCATHEGKAPSLGKKEGLVQSKQVHVKTETQEFEISEEQPRRASTQETISQELRCSEEYVKVEKESRRVDTEAEKRTTLRDTTVKEEPGSDVAEDAKRFHDSVKSMNSGTADTTPPINHSLDHLKAEREASEEESARTPSRAPPICKNDLSASSSACTKKKQKADTKSDSKPCSKSPSRDLGQRKKTFPASKERRSISPETDRGRRGDHHASGQGGRQKDKDRERSSRRSRSRERRRPRSTSDSSQSTSPDRTRRKRQWSRSRSKDRRPSRSGSSSSSRERSWKKTHGLRNKERNDGREGECGRRRVSKDKRQGRSRSKSRSRSRSRSKDRKRGRSRSKSRSRSRSRSRERRKDHTRLQQSSLPSKEKGKSLSKDNRRRRSRSSSRERRKEEGSSSRRSQKTSASFVSSSKDTKQLQAKKKEKDTPQSSLKEEKVNKYETPSYTAHKVKQEGKDLRIDRQASKPEMVRETKKEIKEEKQPFVDIFKDSPITKPIKKEETVIDTSVGVEGLDEGKKEDPIKTETYEIPIIKSEPSSPELCHFPPVTSFSTLTTLVPAGLQDTVSQSHPVSASSAEQSNAVGLTVPVKQEVELPSDSDDDFNVDVMLDNLDYVKSEHTEGSGSSVKQEKEGEEGKNESTVVGVKSKTQVKRVTWNIQEPEGPQPEKSASKLALYKLRLKQEGARRPSSTGQTSSQDIAAAVSDPVKKDAVGLLSSSSRSDCVHVEGLSTTGQGEAEDGDLSRKDKYLKKLHMQERAIEEVKLAIKPFYQRRDINKDEYKEILRKAVQKVCHSKSGEINPVKVGNLVKAYVEKYKHARKHKKGDDSGKAQEVQTEAMKTSDSP, encoded by the exons ATGGATGAAGATGACAGCCAAGACGAGCTGATCAACCGCAATACGTCCCACGGCAAGGGGAAAAGGGCTGCGCTGTGGGCCATCTCAG aTGACTCCGATGATGTTGAAGAGGAGTCCGAGGAGGGAGAATCTGACAgtggtgaggaagaagaggagggtcACCTAGAtggagaggatgatgaggatgaggaagatggAGAAGGAAATGAAGAGGACGATG atgaggaagaggaagaagatgctAAGGCTGAAGATGGTGCTTATGGGGGAACCTCTGCTGACCTGCAAGGGCTGAGCTCTGATGAGGACACAGACAAGTGTCCCATCTGCCTTAACTCATTCAACAGCCAACCTGTTGCAACACCAGAGAGCTGTGAGCACTTCTTCTGTCTCGACTGCATCCTTGAATGGGCCAAG AATGCAAACTCATGTCCTGTAGACCGTATTGCCTTCAACAGCATATACCTAAGGAAATGTTATGGAGGCAAAGTCAAGAAAATG ATCACAGTACAAAAGCCTGTGAAGGAAGGTCAAGAGGAAAGAGCAAATTTGGACCTTGAGCAGACCAGCTGTGAGGTGTGTGGGGACAGTGACCGTGAGGACCGTCTCTTGCTCTGCGATGGCTGTGATGCTGG GTATCACATGGAGTGTCTCACTCCCCCTCTTGACTCTGTTCCTGTAGAGGAATGGTTCTGCCCCGAGTGTGAAGCCAACAACCATCACTCAA GGGGTTCAGCTGAAGAAATGAGTGATACAGAGAGCCTACCCTCTACTGCCCGTCCTGCCACCAGTCGCTCTGGGTCCCATACTGCAGGTCCCACCAGAGCTATTGCCCGGACGCAGCAGAGCGAGAGGGTCCGAGCTAATGTGAATCGACATCGCAtcacacaggcacgcacatcGCAG TTGGCTCCCACCTATCTGATTCAGTCCACCTGGCTTGATGAGACCATTAATGCTGTGGTGGCTGGGCTCAACACGTCTGTGTACATACGGGACTTCACACCTCGTGTCCCATCTCGCCACAGGCACAGGACCG GAAAGCGTAGAAAGGTCAAAAGGAAGAAGCCATCTTCTGCTGTGGGTAAAAAAGGTACAGTAGCAAGTAAAGGAGTCAAGAGGAGGAAACGGAAAACGAGGAGGAGTAAATCCAAAAAAAAGCTG ATGTTGAAAAAGACAGCCACTCCTCGAAGCCGTATTGCTAATAATCTTGGAATTGTCAAGGACAAGAAGGGGTCTTCACTTCCTACAGTGTATCGACCATCGGAGCACACGCTAAGCGGCATGCGTGCTGACATAGGCGCCGCCTCCCTGTCCATCTATGGAGATCCATTTGACCTGGATCCATTTGTGGATTG tgaggaggaagagcagcaggcCCACGTCACATCGCTGCTGGAGGCCAAGAGACGAGGGATCTCTCGCTCTGCTCTTCGCTCACACCAGCCTGTAGCTCGACCAGTCACTGCAAGCCTTTCCAG GAGGGGTATGACTGTCCCCCAATCAGGGGGTGTTGTCGAGGCAGCTCCTGTACCTGACCTGTTGGGCAGCATCTTATCGGGACAGAGCATGCTCCTGATGGACAGCTCTGATGTTGTTATTAATCGAGATGGTTCCCTTAAAGCTGCAAAGCCAA TGATGCCATCAGCATTAAAGCCAGGTTGCAGCAGTAGCTCTGGAGATGGCAGCACCCAGATCAACCCAGTGATGTCACCCAACCAAGGAGACAGTTCTCAGTCTCCCCACTACAACGGAGACCTACCAGGATCCTCCCATAGTTCCATGAACAGGCCTTTATCGCAGAGCTCCTCTCGCTTACCCGCCCACATGCCCTCCTCAGCCAGCCACATCCAGCCGTCAGCACGCTCTGATTTACTACCCCGAGGTCGTCCGAGTTTGCAGCCGCCTTGTTCAGTCAGACCCACCCACCTTCCTGGTCACAGGGGAACCAATGGAGTCAGAGCCCCCAGCCCCTCCTCATCTGCCCACCCCTCCCTAGACTCCAGCTCCAAGAGCAAGGGAATAGCACCGTCACATTCCCAACCTAAAAAAGCGCCTACAAAGCCCGTGTGGGTAGACGTGTCAGTGCTTCCTAGGataccaaaaataaaaagggagaGTGGTAGTATCACAAATGATGGCAGTAATAGAAGCAGTAGCAGTAGGGGAAATAGCAGTAATTCTACCACCAGTAGTAATGGTTACAGCGTGCCAGAAACAGGCGTGAACAGCCTCTCTGGAGACAAAGGAAGGCAGCAAAGTGTCGACCAGCAAAAGGGCAGGAATGACGGTCAGACGCAGAGGCAGAGGCCTGACGGATCAGGCTTCTCTaactccttctcctcttcttcctcctcctctactgGTTCTTCTGCCAGCCAACAACGTTACTCCTCATCTTCCTCGTCTTCAACAGCAGTGAGCTTCCGCATTAACTCCAGTGGGAACTCGTGGCAGGCAAGGCGGCTAAGCAGCGGGTCATCCTCTGCCAGCGGAGGCAGTGTGCAGGAACTCAAGAGGGAAAAGCAAGATGAAGCAAGAAAGAGACAGCTGCACAGGGATAAACAGATGCTCCTGGCATCACGTCCGCCGGTCAATAAAGAACAAGACAGTAATAATATCTACGACCCCTTTAATCCCACTCTGTCAGACTCGAGCAGCTCAGACAATGAAGCTGAGAGCACAAGTCTGGATGGCAGCTCTCGATGTGCCACGCATGAGGGGAAGGCTCCTAGTTTAGGAAAAAAGGAAGGTTTAGTGCAAAGCAAGCAGGTTCATGTGAAGACTGAAACACAGGAGTTTGAGATCTCAGAGGAACAACCAAGGAGAGCTAGTACTCAGGAAACCATATCACAGGAACTCAGATGTTCAGAGGAATATGTCAAAGTCGAAAAAGAATCAAGGCGAGTAGACACTGAGGCTGAGAAACGCACCACATTACGTGACACTACAGTAAAGGAAGAGCCAGGGTCAGATGTTGCAGAGGATGCTAAAAGGTTCCATGACAGTGTAAAGAGTATGAATTCAGGGACAGCAGACACTACACCACCTATTAATCACAGCCTGGATCATTTAAAGGCTGAGAGAGAGGCTTCAGAAGAGGAGAGCGCCAGAACTCCCAGCAGGGCTCCCCCTATCTGTAAGAATGATTTATCAGCATCCAGCTCTGCTTGCaccaagaagaaacaaaaggcaGACACTAAATCAGATTCCAAACCCTGCTCCAAGTCCCCATCAAGAGATTTGggtcagaggaagaaaaccTTCCCAGCTTCGAAGGAGCGACGCTCTATCAGTCCGGAGACAGATAGAGGCAGGAGGGGGGACCATCACGCCTCAGGCCAGGGAGGCCGGCAGAAAGACAAGGACAGAGAAAGGAGTTCCAGGCGGTCAAGGtcaagagagaggaggaggccacGTTCAACCTCAGATAGCTCGCAGTCCACTTCCCCTGACAGGACTCGCAGGAAGAGACAGTGGTCCCGATCGCGATCCAAGGACAGAAGGCCATCAAG GTCTGgttccagctccagcagcagagagcgcTCATGGAAGAAgacacatggactcaggaacaaggagagaaatgatggcagagaaggagaatgTGGGAGAAGACGGGTGTCAAAGGACAAGAGGCAGGGCCGGTCTCGCTCAAAATCTCGTTCCAGGTCCAGATCTAGATCGAAAGATCGTAAACGTGGTCGGTCTCGCTCGAAATCACGGTCCAGATCGAGATCCAGATCCAGGGAAAGGAGGAAAGACCACACACGACTGCAACAATCGTCTCTCCCCTCCAAAGAGAAGGGGAAGTCGCTGTCAAAAGACAATAGGAGACGCAGGTCCAGATCCAGCTCAAGAGAGAGACGGAAAGAAGAGGGATCATCTTCCAGGAGATCACAGAAAACCTCAGcctcctttgtttcctcctccaaagacacaaaacaattacaggccaagaagaaagagaaggacaCCCCTCAAAGCTCCCTCAAAGAAGAAAAGGTGAATAAATATGAAACGCCTTCCTACACTGCCCATAAAGTTAAACAGGAAGGCAAAGACCTCAGGATAGACAGACAGGCCTCAAAACCAGAAAtggtgagagagacaaagaaagaaattaaggaagaaaaacaacCGTTTGTTGATATATTTAAAGATTCTCCGATTACTAAACCAAttaagaaagaagaaactgtCATCGACACTTCAGTGGGAGTCGAAGGCTTagatgagggaaaaaaagaagaccCCATCAAGACGGAGACTTATGAAATCCCCATAATTAAATCTGAGCCAAGTTCCCCAGAATTATGCCACTTCCCCCCTGTCACCTCGTTTTCTACACTGACCACACTTGTTCCAGCAGGCCTCCAGGATACAGTCTCTCAGTCTCACCCAGTGTCAGCGTCTTCCGCCGAACAGTCAAACGCTGTTGGGTTGACTGTCCCCGTAAAGCAGGAAGTTGAGCTCCCctcagactctgatgatgacTTCAACGTCGATGTGATGCTAGACAACCTGGACTACGTGAAGTCTGAGCACACAGAAGGAAGCGGCTCATCTGTAAagcaagagaaggagggagaggaggggaagaacGAATCGACTGTAGTGGGAGTCAAGTCCAAGACTCAAGTCAAGAGGGTTACTTGGAATATACAGGAGCCTGAGGGGCCTCAACCAGAGAAATCAGCAAGCA AGCTGGCTCTGTACAAATTGAGGCTGAAGCAGGAAGGAGCTCGCAGACCGTCCTCGACAGGACAGACATCCAGTCAG GACattgctgcagctgtcagtgacCCCGTCAAGAAAGATGCTGTCGGTCTTCTCAGTAGCTCCTCTCGATCTGATTGTGTACATGTTGAGGGGTTATCAACCACTGGacaaggagaggcagaggacggGGATTTGTCCAGGAAAGACAAG TACTTGAAGAAGCTGCACATGCAGGAGCGAGCTATAGAAGAGGTGAAGCTCGCTATCAAGCCTTTCTACCAGAGGAGAGACATCAACAAGGATGAATACAAGGAGATTCTACGCAAAGCCGTCCAGAAG GTGTGCCACAGCAAGAGCGGAGAGATCAACCCAGTGAAGGTGGGCAATCTGGTAAAGGCGTATGtggaaaaatacaaacatgctAGGAAACACAAGAAAGGAGATGACTCAGGGAAGGCACAGGAGGTTCAGACCGAGGCCATGAAAACCTCTGACAGCCCATGA
- the irf7 gene encoding interferon regulatory factor 7 isoform X2, which translates to MQSPPKPQFASWLIEQVETGQYTGLCYVGPNKFRVPWKHNSRKDCNDEDSKIFRAWAVASGKINEFPNDKARWKTNFRCALNNLSVRFKMTQDNSKNSDDPHKIYEIINTEHNESLPTQDSHEDSDMTPDIYSCPTECFPSATEHNLLYEMQNNFMTLDLGNHPPEEQPWAENYGQHHPPVLGSYPAEIHPQMLPEQQSYYEPNPPPVTSSPLQPSIYDLEVSIHYRRKEMVKTTMTTARLQLHYHHEAPELDAHHLCFPSTDSLLDHKQIDYTNRILNSIQKGLLLEVRETGIYAWRQDRCHVFASTSDPSVAHPDPRKLPQNTMVELLSFEKYVNELKQFKENNGGSPQYTINMCFGEKFPDGKALEKKLIVVKVVPLICRHFHEIAHMEGASSLHSANVSLQISHNSLYDLISSVFGLPTAEPDPARPAEPFLPQI; encoded by the exons ATGCAAAG CCCTCCCAAGCCTCAGTTTGCCAGCTGGCTCATAGAGCAGGTGGAGACGGGCCAGTACACGGGCCTGTGCTATGTGGGCCCAAACAAGTTCAGAGTCCCTTGGAAGCACAACTCCAGGAAGGACTGCAACGACGAGGACAGTAAAATATTCAGG GCGTGGGCAGTTGCAAGTGGTAAAATCAACGAGTTCCCCAATGACAAGGCCAGGTGGAAAACCAACTTCCGATGCGCTCTGAACAACCTCTCCGTGCGCTTCAAGATGACGCAGGATAATTCCAAGAATTCAGACGACCCTCATAAAATCTATGAGATTATCAACACCGAGC ACAATGAAAGTCTGCCAACACAAGACTCCCATGAGGACTCGGACATGACTCCGGATATTTACAGCTGTCCCACAGAGTGCTTCCCCTCAGCCACTGAG CACAATCTGCTTTatgaaatgcaaaacaatttCATGACCTTGGATCTTGGGAACCACCCACCAG AGGAGCAGCCATGGGCGGAGAACTACGGTCAGCACCATCCACCTGTCCTTGGAAGCTATCCAGCCGAGATCCACCCACAGATGCTACCAGAACAGCAGTCTTATTACGAGC caaATCCTCCACCTGTCACCAGTTCACCTCTGCAGCCAAGTATATACGACCTGGAGGTCTCCATCCACTACAGGAGGAAAGAAATGGTTAAGACCACGATGACCACTGCCCGTCTCCAGCTCCACTATCACCACGAGGCCCCTGAGCTCGATGCCCATCATCTCTGCTTCCCCTCCACTGACAGTCTGCTGGACCACAAGCAG ATCGATTACACCAACCGCATCCTGAACAGCATCCAGAAAGGCCTGCTCCTGGAGGTGCGGGAGACTGGCATCTATGCCTGGAGGCAGGACAGGTGCCATGTGTTTGCCAGCACCAGTGACCCCAGTGTGGCTCACCCAGACCCAAGAAAGCTGCCACAGAACACCATGGTGGAGCTCCTCAGCTTTGAGAAGTATGTGAATG agctgaaacagtttaAAGAGAACAATGGGGGCTCTCCGCAATACACCATCAACATGTGCTTTGGAGAGAAGTTTCCTGATGGGAAAGCTTTGGAGAAGAAGCTCATTGTCGTCAAG GTGGTCCCCCTGATCTGTCGACACTTTCATGAGATAGCCCACATGGAGGGGGCTTCGTCTCTTCACAGCGCCAACGTCAGCCTTCAGATCTCGCACAACAGCCTCTATGATCTCATCAGCTCTGTCTTTGGTCTGCCAACAGCTGAGCCAGATCCAGCTCGGCCTGCTGAGCCTTTTCTACCTCAGATCTGA